The Oryzias melastigma strain HK-1 linkage group LG6, ASM292280v2, whole genome shotgun sequence genome includes a window with the following:
- the atp6v1e1a gene encoding V-type proton ATPase subunit E 1a, with protein sequence MALTDADVQKQIKHMMAFIEQEAKEKVEEINSKAEEEFNIEKGRLVQTQRVKIMEYFEKKEKQIEQHKRIQMSHLNNQARLKVLKARDDMITDLLNEALKRLAELVKDPETYSKLLDGLILQGLYQLLEPKVTIRCRQQDLEIVQASVSKNIPVYKEAVKSNITVRIDRDRFLPSDICGGIEVCNDNGKIRVSNTLESRLELLAEQMMPEIRVSLFGANPNRKFLD encoded by the exons ATGGCGCTGACCGACGCGGACGTTCAGAAACAG ATCAAGCACATGATGGCGTTCATTGAGCAAGAGGCGAAGGAGAAAGTTGAGGAAATCAATTCTAAG GCAGAGGAAGAATTCAACATCGAGAAAGGCCGCCTGGTGCAGACTCAGCGAGTGAAGATCATGGAGTACTTCGAGAAGAAGGAGAAGCAGATCGAGCAGCACAAGAGAAT CCAGATGTCCCACCTGAATAACCAAGCCAGGCTGAAGGTGCTGAAGGCCCGAGATGACATGATCACG GATCTATTAAATGAAGCTCTTAAAAGACTCGCAGAGCTCGTCAAAGACCCCGAAACGTACTCTAAGCTTCTGGACGGCCTGATTCTTCAG ggGCTTTACCAGCTACTGGAGCCGAAGGTGACCATCCGCTGTCGTCAGCAGGATCTGGAAATAGTTCAG GCATCAGTCAGTAAGAATATCCCCGTCTACAAAGAGGCTGTGAAGAGCAACATCACCGTCAGGATTGACCGGGATCGTTTTCTTCCATCTGACAT CTGTGGAGGAATAGAAGTGTGTAACGATAATGGAAAGATCAGAGTTTCTAACACTTTGGAGAGTCGACTTGAACTTCTTGCAGAGCAG ATGATGCCTGAAATCAGGGTCAGCTTGTTCGGCGCCAATCCCAACCGCAAGTTCCTGGATTAA